From a single Paramisgurnus dabryanus chromosome 17, PD_genome_1.1, whole genome shotgun sequence genomic region:
- the LOC135787683 gene encoding CUB and zona pellucida-like domain-containing protein 1 isoform X2, with translation MEAPAYLLWVFLGVQALTLANGWTWTESTTMGPFAYSCYKSCGYGFGSCSCETSCQYLGNCCHDFNSYCSATTEEPVTATASLSCRYSCGYHLGSCSCRYDCRYYGNCCYDYNSYCSSTTKEMATASPSCRHNCGYHLGSCSCRYDCRYYGNCCYDYNNYCSSATTEATATASPTCRYNCGYHLGSCSCRYDCRYYGNCCYDYNRYCPMYTTPWPAMTTDYHAGCGGHLYGSGLFSSPNYPNYYYDNAYCVWYLSAQAGQRIFLSFADIQLERCCNCDYISVHDGSSTGYPVLGRICFNENTNQTFHSSSPYLTVVFRSDSSVVSNGFKAIFSSSLTADQGRVDCSSDNMVIVIQRSYLNSLGLNGNDLYVDDNRCRPKINSAEVVFRFSLNTCGTSKEMMNGYVTYTNNVRASQSQSQLGEITRQSQFLLHVGCRMEPDTVVQILYKAKEDINATITGAGRFNASIAFYNSSSFNQQIYDSPYEVNLNQSIYVQVVLDRRDEILDLFLDTCVASPDPNDFKNRSYDLLRNGCPRDSTYYSYINGQQHYARFRFQAFKFLRTHANVYLQCKVIICPGTDTNSRCRRGCQKRRRRSLESNHDTNTLILGPIKLKGVKPDLQELNLQETEIGE, from the exons ATGGAAGCTCCTGCTTATCTTCTCTGGGTCTTTCTAGGCGTTCAAG CATTAACTTTAGCAAATGGATGGACATGGACAG AGTCAACAACAATGGGTCCCTTTGCAT ATTCCTGCTATAAAAGTTGTGGCTATGGCTTTGGAAGCTGTTCATGTGAAACCTCTTGTCAGTACCTTGGAAACTGTTGCCATGACTTTAACA GTTATTGCTCAGCCACAACTGAGGAGCCAGTAACAGCAACAG CTTCTCTCTCCTGCAGGTACAGCTGTGGCTACCATCTTGGAAGCTGTTCATGCAGATACGACTGTCGTTACTATGGAAACTGTTGCTATGACTATAACA GTTACTGCTCATCAACAACCAAAGAGATGGCAACAG CTTCACCCTCCTGCAGGCACAACTGTGGCTACCATCTTGGAAGCTGTTCATGCAGATACGACTGTCGTTACTATGGAAACTGTTGCTATGACTATAACA ATTACTGCTCATCAGCAACAACTGAAGCGACAGCAACAG CTTCACCCACCTGCAGGTACAACTGTGGCTACCATCTTGGAAGCTGTTCATGCAGATACGACTGTCGTTACTATGGAAACTGTTGCTATGACTATAACA GGTATTGTCCAATGTACACGACCCCATGGCCAGCCATGACAACAG ATTATCATGCTGGGTGTGGTGGACACCTGTATGGTTCTGGGCTGTTTTCAAGTCCCAATTACCCAAACTATTATTATGACAATGCCTACTGTGTGTGGTATCTGTCTGCCCAGGCAGGACAGAGGATCTTCTTGTCATTTGCTGATATACA ATTGGAGCGCTGCTGTAACTGCGACTATATCTCTGTACATGATGGTTCTTCCACTGGTTATCCAGTGCTGGGAAGGATCTGCTTCAATGAAAACACAAACCAAACCTTTCATTCATCTTCTCCATACTTGACGGTTGTCTTCAGGAGTGACTCCTCTGTTGTGAGCAATGGCTTTAAAGCCATCTTTTCAAGCTCATTGACCGCAGATCAAG GTCGTGTGGACTGTTCCTCAGACAACATGGTCATTGTCATTCAAAGGTCGTACTTGAATTCACTTGGGTTGAATGGAAATGACCTTTATGTGGATGACAATCGGTGCAGACCCAAAATTAACAGTGCTGAGGTTGTGTTCCGCTTCTCTCTCAATACATGTGGGACCAGCAAAGAG ATGATGAATGGTTATGTGACTTACACCAACAACGTGCGGGCATCTCAGTCTCAATCTCAATTGGGTGAGATCACCCGTCAGTCACAGTTTCTGTTACATGTGGGCTGCAGAATGGAGCCGGACACTGTTGTGCAGATACTCTACAAGGCCAAAGAGGACATCAATGCTACCATCACAGGAGCGGGTCGCTTTAATGCCAGCATTGCCTTTTACAACTCTAGCAGTTTCAACCAACAAATTTATGACTCTCCTTATGAGGTGAACCTTAACCAATCCATATATGTTCAGGTTGTGTTAGATAGACGTGATGAAATCCTAGATTTGTTCCTGGACACCTGTGTTGCATCTCCAGATCCAAATGACTTCAAAAACCGCTCCTATGACCTGCTGCGTAATGG ATGTCCCAGAGACAGCACATATTATTCCTACATCAATGGTCAGCAGCATTACGCTCGGTTCCGTTTCCAGGCTTTTAAGTTCCTTCGGACACATGCCAATGTGTATCTGCAGTGTAAGGTGATCATCTGCCCTGGAACTGATACCAACTCTCGCTGTAGACGAGGCTGCCAAAAACGCCGCCGGAGGTCTCTTGAATCCAACCATGACACCAACACTCTGATACTTGGGCCAATCAAACTCAAAG GAGTGAAGCCTGATCTTCAAGAGCTCAATCTTCAAGAGACTGAGATAGGAGAGTGA
- the LOC135787683 gene encoding CUB and zona pellucida-like domain-containing protein 1 isoform X1: MEAPAYLLWVFLGVQALTLANGWTWTESTTMGPFAYSCYKSCGYGFGSCSCETSCQYLGNCCHDFNSYCSATTEEPVTATASLSCRYSCGYHLGSCSCRYDCRYYGNCCYDYNSYCSSTTKEMATASPSCRHNCGYHLGSCSCRYDCRYYGNCCYDYNNYCSSATTEATATASPTCRYNCGYHLGSCSCRYDCRYYGNCCYDYNNYCSSATTEATATASPTCRYNCGYHLGSCSCRDDCHYYGNCCYDYNRYCPMYTTPWPAMTTDYHAGCGGHLYGSGLFSSPNYPNYYYDNAYCVWYLSAQAGQRIFLSFADIQLERCCNCDYISVHDGSSTGYPVLGRICFNENTNQTFHSSSPYLTVVFRSDSSVVSNGFKAIFSSSLTADQGRVDCSSDNMVIVIQRSYLNSLGLNGNDLYVDDNRCRPKINSAEVVFRFSLNTCGTSKEMMNGYVTYTNNVRASQSQSQLGEITRQSQFLLHVGCRMEPDTVVQILYKAKEDINATITGAGRFNASIAFYNSSSFNQQIYDSPYEVNLNQSIYVQVVLDRRDEILDLFLDTCVASPDPNDFKNRSYDLLRNGCPRDSTYYSYINGQQHYARFRFQAFKFLRTHANVYLQCKVIICPGTDTNSRCRRGCQKRRRRSLESNHDTNTLILGPIKLKGVKPDLQELNLQETEIGE; the protein is encoded by the exons ATGGAAGCTCCTGCTTATCTTCTCTGGGTCTTTCTAGGCGTTCAAG CATTAACTTTAGCAAATGGATGGACATGGACAG AGTCAACAACAATGGGTCCCTTTGCAT ATTCCTGCTATAAAAGTTGTGGCTATGGCTTTGGAAGCTGTTCATGTGAAACCTCTTGTCAGTACCTTGGAAACTGTTGCCATGACTTTAACA GTTATTGCTCAGCCACAACTGAGGAGCCAGTAACAGCAACAG CTTCTCTCTCCTGCAGGTACAGCTGTGGCTACCATCTTGGAAGCTGTTCATGCAGATACGACTGTCGTTACTATGGAAACTGTTGCTATGACTATAACA GTTACTGCTCATCAACAACCAAAGAGATGGCAACAG CTTCACCCTCCTGCAGGCACAACTGTGGCTACCATCTTGGAAGCTGTTCATGCAGATACGACTGTCGTTACTATGGAAACTGTTGCTATGACTATAACA ATTACTGCTCATCAGCAACAACTGAAGCGACAGCAACAG CTTCACCCACCTGCAGGTACAACTGTGGCTACCATCTTGGAAGCTGTTCATGCAGATACGACTGTCGTTACTATGGAAACTGTTGCTATGACTATAACA ATTACTGCTCATCAGCAACAACTGAAGCGACAGCAACAG CTTCACCCACCTGCAGGTACAACTGTGGCTACCATCTTGGAAGCTGTTCATGCAGAGACGACTGTCATTACTATGGAAACTGTTGCTATGACTATAACA GGTATTGTCCAATGTACACGACCCCATGGCCAGCCATGACAACAG ATTATCATGCTGGGTGTGGTGGACACCTGTATGGTTCTGGGCTGTTTTCAAGTCCCAATTACCCAAACTATTATTATGACAATGCCTACTGTGTGTGGTATCTGTCTGCCCAGGCAGGACAGAGGATCTTCTTGTCATTTGCTGATATACA ATTGGAGCGCTGCTGTAACTGCGACTATATCTCTGTACATGATGGTTCTTCCACTGGTTATCCAGTGCTGGGAAGGATCTGCTTCAATGAAAACACAAACCAAACCTTTCATTCATCTTCTCCATACTTGACGGTTGTCTTCAGGAGTGACTCCTCTGTTGTGAGCAATGGCTTTAAAGCCATCTTTTCAAGCTCATTGACCGCAGATCAAG GTCGTGTGGACTGTTCCTCAGACAACATGGTCATTGTCATTCAAAGGTCGTACTTGAATTCACTTGGGTTGAATGGAAATGACCTTTATGTGGATGACAATCGGTGCAGACCCAAAATTAACAGTGCTGAGGTTGTGTTCCGCTTCTCTCTCAATACATGTGGGACCAGCAAAGAG ATGATGAATGGTTATGTGACTTACACCAACAACGTGCGGGCATCTCAGTCTCAATCTCAATTGGGTGAGATCACCCGTCAGTCACAGTTTCTGTTACATGTGGGCTGCAGAATGGAGCCGGACACTGTTGTGCAGATACTCTACAAGGCCAAAGAGGACATCAATGCTACCATCACAGGAGCGGGTCGCTTTAATGCCAGCATTGCCTTTTACAACTCTAGCAGTTTCAACCAACAAATTTATGACTCTCCTTATGAGGTGAACCTTAACCAATCCATATATGTTCAGGTTGTGTTAGATAGACGTGATGAAATCCTAGATTTGTTCCTGGACACCTGTGTTGCATCTCCAGATCCAAATGACTTCAAAAACCGCTCCTATGACCTGCTGCGTAATGG ATGTCCCAGAGACAGCACATATTATTCCTACATCAATGGTCAGCAGCATTACGCTCGGTTCCGTTTCCAGGCTTTTAAGTTCCTTCGGACACATGCCAATGTGTATCTGCAGTGTAAGGTGATCATCTGCCCTGGAACTGATACCAACTCTCGCTGTAGACGAGGCTGCCAAAAACGCCGCCGGAGGTCTCTTGAATCCAACCATGACACCAACACTCTGATACTTGGGCCAATCAAACTCAAAG GAGTGAAGCCTGATCTTCAAGAGCTCAATCTTCAAGAGACTGAGATAGGAGAGTGA